TCCTGCTCATTGTAGGTAAAACCGGGACGAACCGGGGTATAGTTTGACGGATTGGGTATGTAGGCGGTAATACCTGCCTGCTCACACAAAGAAATATTCTCGCCGGCCGAATAACCGCCGTCGGCAAGTAATTCTTTGATTTGCCGGTCAAAGTTAGCCAGGTTTTCACGGGCTTTTGCAAGCAACTCGGGAAAACTTTGCGGATCTTTTCGGCTTCCGTAATCGCCCATTGCGGCTGTTACCACACCATGCTGACTATCCACGCAGACCTGCCCGTGGTAGTACATATCTTTTGGTTTATTCGGTTTTATCGCCATGCGGGCGTCCGGATCGCTGCTGCATTGATGGGTGTCATTTTTAAGTCGGGTTTTACCTTTAGTATCCTTGTTATCCGGTGGAAGCGCCACAGATTCTAATGCTGGCGGAGATGGAGGTGATGGGGGCCTAGCCTGCGGCTCATCATCGATATTTTCCTGATTTACCTGCCGGCAATACTCACTGGCATCTTCAAGAATTTGCTTGCGCTGCATCGAGTCAATATGGGCATTAGCCTTAACCAAAGCGCTATCGACCACTTGGCGGGTTCCGTCCACCAGGCCTGCGTCCACACACAACGCAAGAATGGTGGTAAAAACATTCTCATATACATCTTCACCAAACAACGCACGCGTCCGTGATAAGGTGCTGTGAACTGGCA
The DNA window shown above is from Rhodohalobacter sp. SW132 and carries:
- a CDS encoding transposase, which encodes MQGIKQRTSKLFYQFSLEEHISSDHPLRRIDQELDLRFLYKQTRPYYGLEGQKSIDPVVFFKICLVGYFNNIVSDRALIRFCNDSLSARWFIGYDIDQPLPVHSTLSRTRALFGEDVYENVFTTILALCVDAGLVDGTRQVVDSALVKANAHIDSMQRKQILEDASEYCRQVNQENIDDEPQARPPSPPSPPALESVALPPDNKDTKGKTRLKNDTHQCSSDPDARMAIKPNKPKDMYYHGQVCVDSQHGVVTAAMGDYGSRKDPQSFPELLAKARENLANFDRQIKELLADGGYSAGENISLCEQAGITAYIPNPSNYTPVRPGFTYNEQ